In Dermacentor andersoni chromosome 4, qqDerAnde1_hic_scaffold, whole genome shotgun sequence, the following proteins share a genomic window:
- the LOC129380171 gene encoding uncharacterized protein, protein MAHVCDRAAIGDDDRRCEFCSKLFIQRKNMLQHIRNVHKMAVDVKTLMKCGVCGTSLPTMEKYSVHQIAAHNFEADYVHLVFRNNKEFHEWKAEDEGSQNCWFILPKDPKKLASGETRIHYYCNRSGEARKKEGHSDRREKSQGSCRSDLVL, encoded by the exons ATGGCGCACGTCTGTGATCGAGCTGCCATCGGCGATGACGATCGTCGCTGCGAATTTTGCAGCAAACTATTCATACAGAGGAAGAACATGCTGCAACACATCAGGAACGTTCACAAAATGGCCGTGGATGTCAAGACATTGATGAAATGCGGCGTATGTGGCACTTCCCTGCCTACAATGGAGAAGTATTCGGTGCACCAGATCGCTGCGCACAACTTCGAGGCTGATTACGTGCACCTGGTGTTCCGGAACAATAAGG aatttcatgaatggaaagcagaagatgagggtagccaaaactgctgGTTCATTTTGCCCAAGGACCCTAAAAAGCTAGCCAGTGGAGAAACAAGGATCCACTATTACTGTAATAGATCaggcgaggcaaggaaaaaggaaggtcaTAGTGACCGTCGGGAGAAAAGTCAGGGGAGCTGTAGGTCTG